DNA from Leptospira neocaledonica:
AGATTTCTTCTTCTCTTTCTTTGCCTAAGATCGTGACCACATCCCCGATTTCCGCATCATGGATATGTGTGATATCCAACATGGTCATGTTCATACAGATCCTTCCTAGAATCTTTGCTCTTTTCCCGTTTACAAGCATGACTCCATTATTGGAAAGTTTTCGGTCGAGGCCTTCATAATAACCTACAGGGACCACTGCGATCCGAGTTGACGCACTTGTTTGGTAAGTAGAACCATACCCCACAAAACTATCTTCCGGAACGGTTTTGATATGAACGATCCTAGTCTTCCAAGAAAGAACCGGAGAAAGGTTAAAATCTTTTTTGCCGCTTAGATGTAAGGAAAGTCTAGTCTGTAAACTCGGCCAAAGACCGTAGAGAGATATTCCCACACGAACCAAATCATAATGAGCTTCCGGAAATAACATGGTAGAAGCGGAAGCACACGCATGTTTGACTAAATTTTTAAATCCGAACTTTTCTGCGAGAAGGATCGCTTCCGAAAAAGTTTTCATTTGTTCTTTGGAATACTTCTGCTCTAACACATCTTCTGTACTGGCGAAATGAGTAGCGATCCCGTCTATCTTCAATCCTTCCGATTTGATTTCGGAAAGTGTTCTTTCCAAGTCCGTGCCCGAATAACCTAAACGAGCCATTCCGGTATCCACCTTCAGATGGATTTTAGGAGAAGGTTTACAATTTGTTAAAATTCTTACTTCTTCGGTTCGTGATACTATGATCCAAAAATTCGGGTCCGATACTTCGGAGATCCTCTCCGCGAGGCCAGGAGTTTCCCCCATGATCAAGATCTTAAACTCAGGATATTTTCCACGGAGAAGTTTTGCTTCTTCCAAAGAGTTTACCCCGAAAAGATCCGCTCCTCCTTGAAAAGCAAGCTCGGCAGTTTCTAAAAGTCCATGACCGTAAGCGTTGGATTTGATGACTGCAGTCAGTAAGGTCTTAGTGGAAAGAAGGGCGCGAAAATTTTTTAGGTTCGCTGAGATCGCCGCTCTGGAAAGTTCTATCCAAGTTCTGTCTTTCATTCTTTGAAATTAGCGCAGGATCTCCAGTCATGAGCCCCTTTTACGGCCTGTCTGTCATTCGGATTTTTCCTTTCGACCGAGAGGAAAAAAGGGTTTCCCGAGCGGGGAAATACAAACAGACTGCCCGAGAAACGGCTAATCAAATTCCTCAGGAACCCCGGATGAAACAATATAAAGTAGTACAAACTTTCCCAGTTCCCCTCCAAGATCTACTCAGAGCAAGAGAAGATAGATACAAATATTTAGATAGATTCCCCGAATTGAAAAACGTGGAATTATTGGAGGAAAGAAAAGAGGGAAACAAAGTTTACCAAAAAAGAAAGGTAAAGTTAGCCGAATCCCTGCCAAAGGTGCTTGCTACACTTCTTTCGGATCCTTCTCTTTTGGAAGATTCCGTATTCGATATCTCTACAAATACCCATGAATTTACGATCGCTCCTCCGGGAAACGATTCCATAGTCACCATCAAAGGGTTCTCCGTATACAAGGAGATTGGTCCTGGTGAATCCGAGAGAAGTTACGACGTTAAAGTCAACTCCGGAGTATTCTTAATGGGCTCCGTGATTGAAACAGTGATCGAAGAGATCCATAGACATTCATTGGAGAAGGACAAGAACTCCATCTCCGAATTCCTGAAAAAGGGAGATTGAAATTTGGAAAGAAGCCCATTGCGGCTTCTTCTTTATTACAAAATCGTTTCTAGATCCGATCTGCTGGGCAATCCCGGTCTCGTGATCAAAAGTTCCTCTCCCAAATTAAATACTCCCCACGCGGGTTTAGATTCTTGTATCGCCGGCAGTATTTCTGAGAATCTATCGTCGGAGAGGATGGTTTCGTAATCGGGATCTTCTTCTTCCAATCTAACAATACTCCAACCTAAAGAATCTAATTCCTCTAGGAGTGTGGTACTTACGCCACAGTCACCGCAAGCTCTAGGAGTTAAGAGAAGTATGATTCCTTTTTTTTCGTTCTTCTCTGCGCTCGCGATCGCTTCTTGTTTGGAATGAAAAACAAAAGAAG
Protein-coding regions in this window:
- the alr gene encoding alanine racemase, producing the protein MKDRTWIELSRAAISANLKNFRALLSTKTLLTAVIKSNAYGHGLLETAELAFQGGADLFGVNSLEEAKLLRGKYPEFKILIMGETPGLAERISEVSDPNFWIIVSRTEEVRILTNCKPSPKIHLKVDTGMARLGYSGTDLERTLSEIKSEGLKIDGIATHFASTEDVLEQKYSKEQMKTFSEAILLAEKFGFKNLVKHACASASTMLFPEAHYDLVRVGISLYGLWPSLQTRLSLHLSGKKDFNLSPVLSWKTRIVHIKTVPEDSFVGYGSTYQTSASTRIAVVPVGYYEGLDRKLSNNGVMLVNGKRAKILGRICMNMTMLDITHIHDAEIGDVVTILGKEREEEISADDHANWTYTINYEVTTRISESVPKKIVE
- a CDS encoding DUF2505 family protein, translating into MKQYKVVQTFPVPLQDLLRAREDRYKYLDRFPELKNVELLEERKEGNKVYQKRKVKLAESLPKVLATLLSDPSLLEDSVFDISTNTHEFTIAPPGNDSIVTIKGFSVYKEIGPGESERSYDVKVNSGVFLMGSVIETVIEEIHRHSLEKDKNSISEFLKKGD